One stretch of Euphorbia lathyris chromosome 7, ddEupLath1.1, whole genome shotgun sequence DNA includes these proteins:
- the LOC136200799 gene encoding protein trichome berefringence-like 7 has product MIKPDEDSSRFSFATARVFSFIKGNCRFFIFQSFNFTGAIAVSFLLATAFAFLFLFPRFQPVVNEVEIPTYNDSVGQIPNYNYSISECNFFEGGWIRDENYPLYDASQCPFAEQGFNCLANGRKDRGYTKWRWKPKNCEIPRFDIHQILEKLRGKRIVFVGDSLSRTQWESLICILMSGVEDKKSVFEVNKNKITKQIRFLGVLFSSFNLRIDFYRSVFLVQPGSRIPKHSPKRVKSTLKLDKLDDISKEWINSDVLIFNSGHWWTPTKLFEMGCYFQIGGSLKLGMRIADGLRTALKTWASWAETNINANKTSVFFRTFESSHWSGRKRFSCKVTKQPSARTGGRDWSPISHTIIEAVKKMTLPVTVLDVTPMGAYRSDGHVGTWSDNPSVPDCSHWCLPGVPDMWNEILLAYLMSMNDVSSLPPTSRP; this is encoded by the exons ATGATTAAGCCTGATGAAGATTCCAGCCGATTTTCATTTGCAACCGCTAGggttttcagttttatcaaggGTAATTGTAGATTCTTCATCTTTCAGTCATTCAATTTTACTGGAGCTATTGCAGTGTCCTTCCTTTTAGCCACTGCATTtgcatttttgtttttgtttcccAGATTTCAGCCGGTTGTTAATGAAGTTGAGATTCCTACATATAATGATTCAGTTGGTCAGATTCCTAACTACAATTATTCAATTAGTGAGTGCAATTTTTTTGAAGGTGGTTGGATCCGGGATGAAAATTACCCTCTTTATGATGCCTCACAATGTCCTTTCGCAGAGCAGGGATTCAATTGCTTAGCAAATGGAAGAAAAGATAGAGGTTATACAAAGTGGAGATGGAAGCCTAAGAATTGTGAAATCCCAAGGTTTGATATCCATCAAATTCTTGAAAAGTTACGTGGTAAAAGGATTGTTTTTGTGGGTGATTCATTGAGCAGAACACAGTGGGAGTCATTGATATGTATACTTATGAGTGGTGTGGAGGATAAGAAGAGTGTGTTTGAAGTCAATAAGAACAAGATCACTAAACAAATTAGGTTTTTAGGGGTATTGTTCAGTTCATtcaatttaagaattgattttTACCGATCAGTTTTTCTGGTGCAACCTGGTAGTAGGATTCCTAAGCATTCTCCTAAGAGGGTTAAATCAACCCTTAAGCTTGACAAGTTGGATGATATCAGCAAAGAATGGATTAATTCTGATGTTCTAATATTTAATTCAGGTCATTGGTGGACGCCAACCAAACTTTTCGAAAT GGGCTGTTATTTTCAAATTGGTGGTTCACTGAAGCTTGGAATGCGTATCGCTGATGGATTAAGAACTGCATTAAAGACATGGGCATCCTGGGCAGAGACTAACATCAATGCGAATAAAACAAGTGTATTCTTCCGGACTTTTGAATCTTCCCATTGGAG TGGCAGGAAGCGTTTTTCTTGCAAAGTAACGAAGCAACCTTCTGCAAGAACTGGCGGGAGGGATTGGAGCCCAATCTCGCATACAATAATTGAGGCTGTGAAGAAAATGACACTTCCTGTAACGGTTCTGGATGTGACGCCAATGGGGGCATACCGTAGTGATGGACATGTTGGTACCTGGAGCGACAACCCCTCTGTGCCTGATTGTAGCCATTGGTGTCTACCTGGAGTACCTGATATGTGGAACGAAATCCTGTTGGCGTATTTGATGTCCATGAATGATGTTTCAAGTTTGCCTCCTACATCTCGGCCTTAG
- the LOC136201088 gene encoding protein TRACHEARY ELEMENT DIFFERENTIATION-RELATED 6 yields MASEDNNTTVVVIVLVSFGGLLLLACLAVSVCCCFKKKKERVDEKVNLDEHLKVKEAVVEGPNGPKSLVLEIQDDVHVHVDGVIHKDDKFGKAMHSNPLEIDSSAASNHSQLHNN; encoded by the coding sequence ATGGCATCAGAAGATAATAACACTACGGTTGTGGTCATTGTTTTGGTGTCATTTGGAGGGCTTTTATTGTTGGCTTGCCTTGCTGTTTCTGTGTGTTGCTGCTtcaagaaaaagaaggaaaggGTGGATGAAAAAGTTAATTTAGATGAACATTTGAAGGTGAAAGAGGCTGTTGTTGAAGGACCTAATGGTCCTAAATCTCTAGTTCTAGAGATTCAAGATGATGTTCATGTCCATGTTGATGGAGTGATCCACAAGGATGATAAGTTTGGTAAAGCTATGCATTCCAACCCTTTGGAGATTGACTCTTCTGCTGCTTCTAATCATTCACAGCTTCACAACAATTAA
- the LOC136235382 gene encoding pentatricopeptide repeat-containing protein At3g09040, mitochondrial gives MQLHRSRCSIISTSPPTLLASKAIHRKDFQFSKGMRLRFLFQPSNTHSFHHHVTFCTIAYDSALFTQTNISRTYTRTLQSCLRKCQWLKSQHLFDERPQWLYQISATCRIIHSQSLILGFWSKGSLGDAILDLYAKCGNVDFAEKVFDGLENRGILAWNSILSMYSKLGFLDMVDKSYRSLRNHEMWPNEFTFAIVLSAYARLESVQRGRQVHCNIIKMGFQSSSFCKGALIDMYAKCNSMNDCHSVFDGGVDLDTVAWTSMIAGYVKAGLPEQALKVFNKMRRVGLEPDQVAFVTTINAYVGLGRLNDASYLFSQMLNPNVVAWNLMISGHAKRGYEEKAVELFQNMRKANVKSTRSTLGSVLSAIGSLCALEFGLLVHAEAIKLGLDSNVYVGSSLVSMYSKCEKIEAAKKIFDALDERNIVLWNAILGGYAQNGCPYEVFQLFYGMKNFGFHPDEFTYTSILSACAFLGCLEGGRQLHTIIIKNKFASNLFVGNALVDMYAKSRALMDARKQFELMRNKDNISWNAIIVGYVQEENETEAFHMFHNMHLHGIMPDEFSMASILSACANFEGLKQGKQIHCFSIKSCLETSLYVGSSLIDLYAKCGIITAAHEILECMPNRSVVSMNALISGYAPTDLQEAVFLFKVMQAEGLNPSEITFAILLDACCEPHLLNLGRQIHCLILEKGLPYNDEFLGVSLLGMYMNCLRKTDACNLFSEFSNSKSTILWTAMISGLSHNDYSDEALHFYQQMRGCNALCDQATFVSVLKACAVLSSIRDGREIHSLILRTGFYSDELTCSSLVDMYAKCGEVKSAIQVFEQMPCKNDAICWNSMIVGFAKNGCADDALRIFEKMKQAHVRPDEVTFLGVLTACSHAGRVSEGRQLFDSMVNYFKIQPRIDHCACVVDLLGRWGFLKEAEEFIYALNLEPHAMIWATVLGACRIHGDDVRGQRAAAKLLELEPQDSSPYVLLSNMHSASGNWNEVNILRTAMREKGVKKLPGCSWIIVGQKTYFFAAGHKSGEMEQVLKDLTTSMKEDGYVTVIDSFIHDN, from the exons ATGCAACTTCATCGTAGTCGCTGCTCCATCATCTCCACTAGTCCACCGACTCTACTAGCTTCCAAGGCAA TTCACCGCAAGGATTTTCAGTTTAGCAAGGGAATGCGTCTCAGATTTTTATTCCAACCCTCCAACACACACAGCTTCCATCATCACGTCACCTTTTGCACCATTGCATATGACTCGGCACTTTTTACTCAGACCAATATATCCCGCACATACACCAGAACCTTGCAGTCTTGTCTACGAAAATGCCAATGGCTAAAATCCCAACACTTGTTCGACGAAAGGCCTCAATGGCTATATCAAATTTCAGCAACCTGCAGAATTATACATTCTCAAAGCCTTATACTTGGATTTTGGTCAAAAGGGTCTTTAGGCGATGCCATTCTTGACCTTTATGCCAAGTGTGGCAATGTTGATTTTGCAGAGAAGGTTTTTGATGGGCTTGAAAATAGAGGTATATTGGCTTGGAACTCTATATTATCCATGTATTCCAAATTGGGATTTTTGGATATGGTTGATAAGTCTTATAGGTCATTGCGGAATCATGAGATGTGGCCTAATGAGTTTACTTTTGCTATTGTATTGTCTGCTTATGCAAGGTTAGAGAGTGTTCAACGTGGCCGACAAGTTCATTGTAATATTATTAAGATGGGTTTCCAGTCTAGTTCTTTTTGTAAGGGTGCTCTTATTGATATGTATGCTAAGTGTAATAGCATGAATGATTGTCATAGTGTGTTTGATGGAGGAGTAGATTTGGATACTGTTGCTTGGACATCAATGATTGCTGGGTATGTCAAAGCTGGCTTGCCTGAGCAGGCTCTAAAAGTATTTAACAAGATGAGGAGAGTTGGCTTGGAACCAGACCAGGTGGCATTTGTCACTACTATAAATGCATATGTTGGCCTTGGAAGGCTTAATGATGCATCTTATTTATTCTCCCAGATGCTTAACCCCAATGTTGTAGCTTGGAATTTAATGATTTCAGGGCATGCCAAGAGAGGTTATGAGGAGAAAGCTGTTGAATTGTTTCAAAATATGAGGAAAGCTAATGTCAAATCCACAAGGTCCACATTAGGAAGTGTATTGAGTGCAATTGGTAGTTTATGTGCTCTTGAATTTGGCTTGCTTGTTCATGCAGAGGCAATTAAACTGGGCTTAGACTCAAATGTGTATGTTGGAAGTTCATTAGTTAGTATGTATTCAAAGTGTGAGAAGATTGAAGCAGCAAAGAAAATTTTTGATGCTTTAGATGAGCGAAATATTGTCTTGTGGAATGCAATACTTGGAGGTTATGCACAGAATGGATGTCCTTATGAAGTCTTCCAATTGTTCTATGGTATGAAGAACTTTGGGTTTCACCCAGATGAATTTACCTATACCAGTATTTTGAGCGCTTGTGCTTTCTTGGGATGTCTGGAAGGGGGTCGGCAATTGCATACGATTATCATAAAAAACAAATTTGCATCAAACTTATTTGTGGGGAATGCATTGGTTGATATGTATGCTAAGTCTAGGGCTCTCATGGATGCAAGGAAACAATTTGAGCTCATGAGAAATAAAGATAACATTTCGTGGAATGCAATTATTGTTGGATATGTGCAAGAAGAAAATGAAACCGAGGCATTCCATATGTTCCATAATATGCATTTGCATGGGATTATGCCAGATGAATTTTCCATGGCAAGTATACTGAGCGCTTGTGCAAATTTTGAAGGTCTTAAACAAGGGAAACAAATACATTGTTTCTCAATCAAGTCTTGTCTAGAAACAAGCCTTTATGTTGGGAGCTCCctcattgacttgtatgctaaGTGTGGCATTATTACCGCTGCACATGAAATTCTTGAATGCATGCCTAATAGAAGTGTGGTCTCCATGAATGCACTTATATCAGGATATGCTCCAACTGATCTGCAAGAGGCAGTGTTTCTTTTTAAGGTGATGCAAGCTGAAGGGTTGAACCCCTCTGAAATAACGTTTGCAATTCTTCTAGATGCTTGTTGTGAACCTCACCTCTTGAATCTAGGAAGGCAAATCCATTGTCTTATTCTGGAAAAGGGACTTCCATATAATGATGAATTTTTAGGTGTATCACTCTTGGGCATGTACATGAACTGCCTAAGAAAGACAGATGCATGTAATCTCTTCTCAgagttttcaaattcaaaaagCACTATATTGTGGACTGCGATGATTTCAGGActttcacataatgattacagTGATGAGGCGTTGCATTTTTATCAACAGATGCGTGGGTGCAATGCTCTATGTGATCAAGCCACGTTTGTCAGTGTGCTCAAAGCATGTGCCGTCTTATCTTCCATAAGGGATGGTAGAGAGATTCATTCGCTCATTTTGCGCACTGGTTTTTATTCTGATGAATTAACATGCAGTTCCCTTGTAGACATGTATGCTAAATGTGGGGAAGTGAAGAGCGCCATTCAAGTTTTTGAGCAAATGCCTTGCAAAAATGATGCTATCTGTTGGAATTCAATGATTGTGGGATTTGCTAAAAATGGATGTGCAGATGATGCACTAAGAATCTTTGAGAAGATGAAGCAAGCGCATGTTAGACCTGATGAAGTTACATTTCTAGGTGTCCTGACTGCTTGTAGTCATGCGGGAAGAGTATCGGAAGGTCGTCAGTTGTTTGATAGTATGGTTAACTACTTCAAAATTCAGCCTAGAATTGACCATTGTGCCTGTGTAGTTGATCTTCTAGGCAGGTGGGGTTTTCTTAAAGAAGCTGAAGAGTTCATCTACGCACTTAATTTGGAACCTCATGCTATGATTTGGGCTACAGTGCTTGGAGCTTGCAGAATACATGGAGATGATGTTAGAGGCCAACGAGCTGCTGCCAAACTGCTCGAGCTTGAACCTCAAGATTCTTCACCCTATGTGCTTCTTTCAAACATGCATTCTGCATCAGGAAATTGGAATGAGGTCAATATTTTAAGAACGGCAATGCGGGAGAAAGGAGTGAAGAAGCTACCTGGATGTAGCTGGATCATAGTTGGTCAAAAAACATATTTCTTTGCTGCAGGACACAAGTCTGGAGAAATGGAGCAAGTTTTAAAAGATTTGACCACTTCGATGAAAGAGGATGGTTATGTTACTGTTATTGATTCTTTTATCCATGACAATTAG